Proteins encoded by one window of Amaranthus tricolor cultivar Red isolate AtriRed21 chromosome 4, ASM2621246v1, whole genome shotgun sequence:
- the LOC130809671 gene encoding homeobox-leucine zipper protein ATHB-12-like yields the protein MMFDEGQYYSPSDVFSCINSIPNSRKIKMKMLNKRRFSDEQVKSLESIFKNETKLEPKKKVQVARELGLQPRQVAIWFQNKRARYKSKQLEKDYDTLRANYNSLAKRYDELNKEKQSLFVQLQKLREQAEKEQGGASNENESDLSKEEIKSESENNNKTTKNDEKFEEKPALSLEGSEYGACSILSDEGSSENTNYFTMEDETDHILRMVQQPVDHHDSFTSGDQGWDDLHSHSLFDRPVDSFQWCDFWS from the exons ATGATGTTCGATGAAGGACAATATTACTCCCCTTCCGACGTGTTTAGTTGCATAAACTCGATCCCAAATTCGAGGAAAATAAAGATGAAGATGTTGAACAAGAGAAGATTTAGCGACGAACAAGTGAAATCACTCGAATCAATATTCAAGAATGAAACTAAACTCGAACCTAAGAAGAAAGTTCAAGTTGCTCGCGAGCTTGGTTTGCAACCACGACAAGTTGCAATTTGGTTTCAAAACAAACGAGCACGATACAAGTCTAAACAACTTGAGAAAGATTACGACACTTTGAGAGCTAATTATAACTCCCTTGCAAAACGATACGATGAACTCAACAAGGAGAAACAATCTTTATTCGTCCAG CTACAAAAACTAAGAGAACAAGCAGAGAAGGAACAAGGAGGAGCAAGCAATGAAAATGAAAGTGATTTATCAAAGGAAGAAATTAAATCAGAGagtgaaaacaataataaaacaacaaaaaatgatgaaaaatttgaagaaaaaccaGCTTTATCATTAGAAGGATCAGAATATGGGGCATGTAGCATCTTATCAGATGAAGGATCAAgtgaaaatacaaattatttCACAATGGAAGATGAAACAGATCATATATTAAGAATGGTACAACAACCAGTTGATCATCATGATTCTTTTACATCAGGAGATCAAGGGTGGGATGATCTTCATTCTCATAGTTTATTTGATAGACCAGTTGATAGTTTTCAATGGTGTGATTTTTGGTCTTAA